The following are from one region of the Nicotiana tabacum cultivar K326 chromosome 3, ASM71507v2, whole genome shotgun sequence genome:
- the LOC107829766 gene encoding ubiquitin-activating enzyme E1 1 isoform X1, protein MVCLFLLGYKLLCLIYYVWNKLQMKLFTALGLGIFVDLITPIIVVEFLNVTSPDLDVLNCFLILVVSMGFRRVFSSLLHYMLPRKRSAEGVVVDGDGNSSSCDPERVLKKHRISCVISSGAKENTSGCSTNKILGKNFKGNASSSSAGEQSVIEMAFDDGNPHDIDEDLHSRQLAVYGRETMRRLFASNVLVSGIQGLGAETAKNLILAGVKSVTLHDEGEVQLWDLSSNFIFSESDVGKNRALASVQKLQELNNAVAVSTLTTKLTKEKLSDFQAVVFTNTSLEDALEFSDYCHNHHPPIAFIRTEVRGLFGYVFCDFGPEFTVFDVDGEEPHTGIIASISNDNPALVSCVDDERLEFQDGDLVVFSEVRGMTELNDGKPRKIRSARPYSFTLDEDTTNFGPYERGGIVTQVKQPKLLKFKTLSEAIRDPGDFLLSDFSKFERPPLLHLAFQALDKFRSELARFPLAGSEDDAQRLISIATDLNESMGEGKLEDINPKLLQQFSSGAGAELNPMAAMFGGIVGQEVVKACSGKFHPLFQFFYFDSVESLPTEPLDPSDLKPLNTRYDAQISVFGHKFQKKLEDANVFLVGSGALGCEFLKNLALMGVSCNKQGKLAVTDDDVIEKSNLSRQFLFRDWNIGQAKSTVAATAAASINSQLQVEALQNRVGPETENVFDDTFWENLSVVINALDNINARLYVDQRCLYFQKPLLESGTLGAKCNTQMVIPHLTENYGASRDPPEKQAPMCTLHSFPHNIDHCLTWARSEFEGLLEKIPAEVNAYLSNPSEYTSAQTNAGDAQARDNLERVLECLDRESCETFEDCIAWARLKFEDYFANRVKQLIFTFPEDSMTSSGAPFWSAPKRFPHPLQFSSTDPSHLHFIMAASILRAETFGIPIPDWAKHPKKLSEAVDKVMVPDFQPKKDAKIVTDEKATSLSTASIDDAAVIDELISKLEHYRKNLTPGFRMKPIQFEKDDDTNYHMDLIAALANMRARNYSIPEVDKLKAKFIAGRIIPAIATTTAMATGLVCLELYKVLDGGHKLEDYRNTFANLALPLFSMAEPVPPKVVKHQDMSWTVWDRWVIKDNPTLRELIQWLADKGLNAYSISCGSCLLFNSMFPRHKERMDKRVVDLARDVAKVELPPYRRHLDVVVACEDDEDNDVDIPLVSVYFR, encoded by the exons ATGGTATGCCTTTTCTTGTTGGGATATAAGCTTCTTTGCTTGATATACTATGTTTGGAATAAATTGCAAATGAAACTATTTACTGCGTTAGGGTTAGGTATCTTTGTTGATCTGATAACTCCTATCATCGTCGTTGAGTTTTTGAACGTTACGTCTCCTGATCTTGATGTATTGAATTGTTTTCTGATTTTGGTTGTCTCTATGGGGTTTCGCCGAGTTTTTAGCAGTTTATTGCACTATATGCTTCCTAGAAAGAGATCTGCAGAAGGCGTGGTAGTTGACGGCGACGGTAACAGTAGCAGCTGTGATCCAGAGAGAGTTCTCAAAAAGCATAGAATTAGTTGTGTGATCTCTTCCGGTGCCAAAGAGAATACCAGCGGTTGCAGTACTAACAAGATTCTAGGCAAGAATTTTAAGGGTAACGCTAGCAGCAGTAGTGCCGGTGAACAGTCGGTAATAGAAATGGCATTTGATGATGGAAATCCACATGATATTGATGAGGATCTCCACAGCCGACAGCTTGCTGTGTATGGCCGTGAAACTATGCGGCGGCTTTTTGCTTCTAATGTTCTTGTCTCTGGGATCCAAGGGCTTGGTGCTGAAACAG CAAAGAATCTTATACTTGCTGGTGTAAAGTCTGTGACTCTGCATGATGAAGGAGAAGTGCAGTTGTGGGATCTGTCGAGCAATTTTATTTTCTCGGAGAGTGATGTTGGTAAGAACAGAGCACTTGCTTCTGTTCAAAAGCTACAGGAGCTCAACAATGCTGTAGCTGTCTCAACTTTGACTACAAAATTGACCAAGGAAAAGCTTTCTGATTTCCAG GCTGTGGTATTTACTAACACCAGCTTAGAGGATGCACTGGAGTTCAGTGATTACTGCCACAATCATCACCCCCCCATAGCATTTATCAGAACTGAAGTGAGAGGTCTATTTGGTTATGTCTTCTGTGATTTTGGCCCTGAATTCACAGTTTTTGATGTAGATGGTGAAGAACCTCATACGGGCATCATTGCATCAATTAGTAATGATAACCCTGCCCTTGTTTCGTGTGTGGATGATGAAAGGCTTGAGTTTCAGGATGGAGACCTAGTTGTGTTTTCAGAAGTACGGGGCATGACAGAACTTAATGATGGCAAGCCAAGAAAAATTAGAAGTGCAAGACCTTATTCCTTTACTCTCGACGAGGACACAACAAACTTCGGTCCCTATGAGAGAGGTGGTATTGTCACTCAGGTGAAGCAGCCCAAACTTTTGAAGTTTAAGACATTGAGCGAGGCTATCAGGGATCCTGGCGATTTTCTTCTTAGTGATTTCTCGAAGTTTGAGCGACCGCCTCTGTTGCATTTGGCATTCCAAGCATTAGACAAGTTCAGATCTGAATTGGCAAGGTTTCCTCTTGCTGGTTCAGAAGATGATGCTCAGAGGCTGATATCTATTGCGACCGATTTAAATGAAAGCATGGGAGAGGGGAAATTGGAAGATATAAACCCTAAACTTTTACAGCAATTTTCTTCTGGTGCAGGTGCTGAACTTAATCCCATGGCTGCAATGTTTGGGGGTATTGTTGGGCAGGAGGTTGTTAAGGCTTGCTCTGGGAAGTTTCATCCACTTTTTCAG TTCTTCTACTTTGACTCCGTGGAATCACTTCCAACTGAGCCTCTAGATCCTAGTGATCTCAAGCCATTAAATACACGTTATGATGCCCAGATCTCAGTTTTTGGGCATAAATTCCAGAAGAAACTAGAAGATGCGAATGTGTTCTTGGTGGGATCAGGTGCCCTGGGTTGTGAGTTCCTGAAGAACTTGGCTTTAATGGGAGTTTCATGCAACAAACAAGGGAAACTGGCAGTCACTGATGATGATGTGATTGAGAAGAGTAACCTTAGTAGACAATTTCTCTTCCGTGATTGGAACATTGGCCAGGCAAAATCCACTGTTGCTGCTACAGCTGCAGCATCGATAAATTCCCAGCTTCAAGTTGAAGCTTTGCAGAACCGTGTGGGTCCTGAAACTGAAAATGTGTTTGATGACACTTTCTGGGAGAATCTTAGTGTGGTTATTAATGCACTTGACAATATCAATGCAAGACTTTATGTCGATCAGAGATGCTTGTACTTTCAGAAGCCACTGCTTGAATCAGGAACCCTTGGTGCCAAATGTAACACTCAGATGGTGATTCCCCATCTGACTGAGAATTATGGTGCATCAAGAGATCCTCCAGAGAAACAAGCACCAATGTGCACTTTGCACTCCTTCCCACATAATATTGATCATTGTTTGACATGGGCACGGTCCGAATTTGAGGGTCTGCTTGAGAAAATACCAGCCGAAGTTAATGCTTATCTTTCTAATCCAAGTGAATATACATCTGCACAAACAAATGCCGGTGATGCTCAAGCCAGAGACAATTTGGAGCGTGTTCTGGAGTGCCTTGATCGAGAAAGCTGTGAAACTTTTGAAGATTGCATTGCATGGGCACGCCTAAA GTTTGAAGATTATTTTGCGAACCGAGTAAAACAACTGATTTTCACTTTCCCTGAGGATTCTATGACCAGTTCTGGAGCCCCCTTTTGGTCTGCCCCTAAGCGCTTCCCTCATCCCTTGCAGTTCTCTTCTACCGACCCTAGTCATCTCCATTTTATCATGGCTGCATCCATTTTACGTGCTGAGACATTTGGTATACCTATTCCCGATTGGGCTAAGCACCCGAAGAAACTGAGTGAAGCAGTGGACAAGGTTATGGTCCCAGATTTTCAACCGAAAAAAGATGCCAAAATTGTGACTGATGAGAAGGCGACTAGTCTCTCTACAGCTTCTATAGATGATGCTGCTGTCATCGATGAACTTATATCAAAGCTGGAGCACTATCGGAAGAATCTAACACCAGGCTTCCGGATGAAACCTATTCAATTTGAGAAG GACGATGACACTAACTATCACATGGACCTTATAGCTGCACTTGCTAACATGAGAGCAAGAAACTACAGTATCCCGGAAGTTGACAAACTGAAAGCTAAGTTTATTGCGGGGAGGATCATTCCTGCAATCGCGACTACTACTGCAATGGCAACGGGTTTGGTTTGCCTTGAGCTGTACAAGGTTCTTGATGGGGGCCACAAACTGGAGGACTACCGGAACACGTTTGCCAACCTTGCTCTACCTCTCTTTTCCATGGCTGAGCCAGTGCCACCCAAGGTTGTCAAACATCAAGATATGAGCTGGACTGTTTGGGATAGGTGGGTCATCAAGGACAATCCTACATTGAGAGAACTAATCCAATGGCTTGCAGACAAGGGACTGAATGCTTACAGCATTTCATGTGGAAGCTGCCTGCTGTTTAACAGCATGTTTCCCCGGCACAAGGAACGAATGGACAAGAGGGTAGTAGATTTGGCGAGGGACGTGGCCAAGGTGGAGCTACCACCATATCGCCGTCACTTGGATGTTGTTGTTGCGTGTGAAGATGATGAAGATAACGATGTTGATATTCCTCTGGTATCCGTATATTTCCGTTAA
- the LOC107829766 gene encoding ubiquitin-activating enzyme E1 1 isoform X2 has product MLPRKRSAEGVVVDGDGNSSSCDPERVLKKHRISCVISSGAKENTSGCSTNKILGKNFKGNASSSSAGEQSVIEMAFDDGNPHDIDEDLHSRQLAVYGRETMRRLFASNVLVSGIQGLGAETAKNLILAGVKSVTLHDEGEVQLWDLSSNFIFSESDVGKNRALASVQKLQELNNAVAVSTLTTKLTKEKLSDFQAVVFTNTSLEDALEFSDYCHNHHPPIAFIRTEVRGLFGYVFCDFGPEFTVFDVDGEEPHTGIIASISNDNPALVSCVDDERLEFQDGDLVVFSEVRGMTELNDGKPRKIRSARPYSFTLDEDTTNFGPYERGGIVTQVKQPKLLKFKTLSEAIRDPGDFLLSDFSKFERPPLLHLAFQALDKFRSELARFPLAGSEDDAQRLISIATDLNESMGEGKLEDINPKLLQQFSSGAGAELNPMAAMFGGIVGQEVVKACSGKFHPLFQFFYFDSVESLPTEPLDPSDLKPLNTRYDAQISVFGHKFQKKLEDANVFLVGSGALGCEFLKNLALMGVSCNKQGKLAVTDDDVIEKSNLSRQFLFRDWNIGQAKSTVAATAAASINSQLQVEALQNRVGPETENVFDDTFWENLSVVINALDNINARLYVDQRCLYFQKPLLESGTLGAKCNTQMVIPHLTENYGASRDPPEKQAPMCTLHSFPHNIDHCLTWARSEFEGLLEKIPAEVNAYLSNPSEYTSAQTNAGDAQARDNLERVLECLDRESCETFEDCIAWARLKFEDYFANRVKQLIFTFPEDSMTSSGAPFWSAPKRFPHPLQFSSTDPSHLHFIMAASILRAETFGIPIPDWAKHPKKLSEAVDKVMVPDFQPKKDAKIVTDEKATSLSTASIDDAAVIDELISKLEHYRKNLTPGFRMKPIQFEKDDDTNYHMDLIAALANMRARNYSIPEVDKLKAKFIAGRIIPAIATTTAMATGLVCLELYKVLDGGHKLEDYRNTFANLALPLFSMAEPVPPKVVKHQDMSWTVWDRWVIKDNPTLRELIQWLADKGLNAYSISCGSCLLFNSMFPRHKERMDKRVVDLARDVAKVELPPYRRHLDVVVACEDDEDNDVDIPLVSVYFR; this is encoded by the exons ATGCTTCCTAGAAAGAGATCTGCAGAAGGCGTGGTAGTTGACGGCGACGGTAACAGTAGCAGCTGTGATCCAGAGAGAGTTCTCAAAAAGCATAGAATTAGTTGTGTGATCTCTTCCGGTGCCAAAGAGAATACCAGCGGTTGCAGTACTAACAAGATTCTAGGCAAGAATTTTAAGGGTAACGCTAGCAGCAGTAGTGCCGGTGAACAGTCGGTAATAGAAATGGCATTTGATGATGGAAATCCACATGATATTGATGAGGATCTCCACAGCCGACAGCTTGCTGTGTATGGCCGTGAAACTATGCGGCGGCTTTTTGCTTCTAATGTTCTTGTCTCTGGGATCCAAGGGCTTGGTGCTGAAACAG CAAAGAATCTTATACTTGCTGGTGTAAAGTCTGTGACTCTGCATGATGAAGGAGAAGTGCAGTTGTGGGATCTGTCGAGCAATTTTATTTTCTCGGAGAGTGATGTTGGTAAGAACAGAGCACTTGCTTCTGTTCAAAAGCTACAGGAGCTCAACAATGCTGTAGCTGTCTCAACTTTGACTACAAAATTGACCAAGGAAAAGCTTTCTGATTTCCAG GCTGTGGTATTTACTAACACCAGCTTAGAGGATGCACTGGAGTTCAGTGATTACTGCCACAATCATCACCCCCCCATAGCATTTATCAGAACTGAAGTGAGAGGTCTATTTGGTTATGTCTTCTGTGATTTTGGCCCTGAATTCACAGTTTTTGATGTAGATGGTGAAGAACCTCATACGGGCATCATTGCATCAATTAGTAATGATAACCCTGCCCTTGTTTCGTGTGTGGATGATGAAAGGCTTGAGTTTCAGGATGGAGACCTAGTTGTGTTTTCAGAAGTACGGGGCATGACAGAACTTAATGATGGCAAGCCAAGAAAAATTAGAAGTGCAAGACCTTATTCCTTTACTCTCGACGAGGACACAACAAACTTCGGTCCCTATGAGAGAGGTGGTATTGTCACTCAGGTGAAGCAGCCCAAACTTTTGAAGTTTAAGACATTGAGCGAGGCTATCAGGGATCCTGGCGATTTTCTTCTTAGTGATTTCTCGAAGTTTGAGCGACCGCCTCTGTTGCATTTGGCATTCCAAGCATTAGACAAGTTCAGATCTGAATTGGCAAGGTTTCCTCTTGCTGGTTCAGAAGATGATGCTCAGAGGCTGATATCTATTGCGACCGATTTAAATGAAAGCATGGGAGAGGGGAAATTGGAAGATATAAACCCTAAACTTTTACAGCAATTTTCTTCTGGTGCAGGTGCTGAACTTAATCCCATGGCTGCAATGTTTGGGGGTATTGTTGGGCAGGAGGTTGTTAAGGCTTGCTCTGGGAAGTTTCATCCACTTTTTCAG TTCTTCTACTTTGACTCCGTGGAATCACTTCCAACTGAGCCTCTAGATCCTAGTGATCTCAAGCCATTAAATACACGTTATGATGCCCAGATCTCAGTTTTTGGGCATAAATTCCAGAAGAAACTAGAAGATGCGAATGTGTTCTTGGTGGGATCAGGTGCCCTGGGTTGTGAGTTCCTGAAGAACTTGGCTTTAATGGGAGTTTCATGCAACAAACAAGGGAAACTGGCAGTCACTGATGATGATGTGATTGAGAAGAGTAACCTTAGTAGACAATTTCTCTTCCGTGATTGGAACATTGGCCAGGCAAAATCCACTGTTGCTGCTACAGCTGCAGCATCGATAAATTCCCAGCTTCAAGTTGAAGCTTTGCAGAACCGTGTGGGTCCTGAAACTGAAAATGTGTTTGATGACACTTTCTGGGAGAATCTTAGTGTGGTTATTAATGCACTTGACAATATCAATGCAAGACTTTATGTCGATCAGAGATGCTTGTACTTTCAGAAGCCACTGCTTGAATCAGGAACCCTTGGTGCCAAATGTAACACTCAGATGGTGATTCCCCATCTGACTGAGAATTATGGTGCATCAAGAGATCCTCCAGAGAAACAAGCACCAATGTGCACTTTGCACTCCTTCCCACATAATATTGATCATTGTTTGACATGGGCACGGTCCGAATTTGAGGGTCTGCTTGAGAAAATACCAGCCGAAGTTAATGCTTATCTTTCTAATCCAAGTGAATATACATCTGCACAAACAAATGCCGGTGATGCTCAAGCCAGAGACAATTTGGAGCGTGTTCTGGAGTGCCTTGATCGAGAAAGCTGTGAAACTTTTGAAGATTGCATTGCATGGGCACGCCTAAA GTTTGAAGATTATTTTGCGAACCGAGTAAAACAACTGATTTTCACTTTCCCTGAGGATTCTATGACCAGTTCTGGAGCCCCCTTTTGGTCTGCCCCTAAGCGCTTCCCTCATCCCTTGCAGTTCTCTTCTACCGACCCTAGTCATCTCCATTTTATCATGGCTGCATCCATTTTACGTGCTGAGACATTTGGTATACCTATTCCCGATTGGGCTAAGCACCCGAAGAAACTGAGTGAAGCAGTGGACAAGGTTATGGTCCCAGATTTTCAACCGAAAAAAGATGCCAAAATTGTGACTGATGAGAAGGCGACTAGTCTCTCTACAGCTTCTATAGATGATGCTGCTGTCATCGATGAACTTATATCAAAGCTGGAGCACTATCGGAAGAATCTAACACCAGGCTTCCGGATGAAACCTATTCAATTTGAGAAG GACGATGACACTAACTATCACATGGACCTTATAGCTGCACTTGCTAACATGAGAGCAAGAAACTACAGTATCCCGGAAGTTGACAAACTGAAAGCTAAGTTTATTGCGGGGAGGATCATTCCTGCAATCGCGACTACTACTGCAATGGCAACGGGTTTGGTTTGCCTTGAGCTGTACAAGGTTCTTGATGGGGGCCACAAACTGGAGGACTACCGGAACACGTTTGCCAACCTTGCTCTACCTCTCTTTTCCATGGCTGAGCCAGTGCCACCCAAGGTTGTCAAACATCAAGATATGAGCTGGACTGTTTGGGATAGGTGGGTCATCAAGGACAATCCTACATTGAGAGAACTAATCCAATGGCTTGCAGACAAGGGACTGAATGCTTACAGCATTTCATGTGGAAGCTGCCTGCTGTTTAACAGCATGTTTCCCCGGCACAAGGAACGAATGGACAAGAGGGTAGTAGATTTGGCGAGGGACGTGGCCAAGGTGGAGCTACCACCATATCGCCGTCACTTGGATGTTGTTGTTGCGTGTGAAGATGATGAAGATAACGATGTTGATATTCCTCTGGTATCCGTATATTTCCGTTAA
- the LOC107829767 gene encoding LRR repeats and ubiquitin-like domain-containing protein At2g30105 encodes MEKEMEGKSDTDNRSTITVNVKFSGRSLPVEISDESTVKDLKSLLQPLTNVLPRGQKLIFKGKVLVDEMTLKSSEVVNGAKIMLMASQGLHQGDGPIRKEAFTLPSMRMPEATRPKRDVPQVPILKSQLERWKATGVIALSECNLKALPGEVLTCGPSARVLDLSHNLIQHIPAGINNLSSLQKLILNGNEIMDNSLSWEGLSSLKSLMVLSLNQNNVATLPPEIGALTSLRQLYVAHNKLTCLPSEIGLLTGLEVLKLNNNRIPIIPESIGGCASLIEVDLSSNLLVELPETIDKLKDLKALYLKNNGLKSLPSSIFKLCTELSILDLHGTEITMDVLRQLEGWENFDERRRSKHQKQLEFRVISSAKFDEGADKS; translated from the exons ATGGAgaaagaaatggagggaaaaagcGATACCGATAATCGGAGTACAATAACGGTGAATGTTAAGTTCAGCGGCCGATCGTTGCCGGTGGAAATCTCCGACGAGTCCACCGTCAAAGACCTCAAGTCTCTACTTCAACCTCTCACTAATGTCCTCCCTCGCGGCCAAAAACTCATCTTCAAAG GGAAAGTATTGGTGGACGAAATGACATTGAAGTCCTCGGAGGTTGTAAATGGTGCCAAGATCATGCTTATGGCTTCCCAGGGCTTACACCAAGGG GATGGACCAATAAGAAAGGAAGCTTTCACATTGCCCTCAATGAGGATGCCTGAAGCTACGAGACCGAAAAGAGACGTTCCTCAGGTTCCCATTTTGAAGAGCCAACTTGAACGGTGGAAGGCTACTGGCGTCATTGCTCTATCAGAATGCAATCTGAAG GCCCTGCCTGGTGAAGTGCTGACTTGCGGACCTTCTGCAAGAGTTCTTGATCTCAGCCACAACTTGATACAACATATTCCAGCCGGGATTAATAACTTGAGTTCTCTTCAG AAATTGATCCTCAATGGAAATGAAATTATGGATAATTCCTTAAGCTGGGAAGGGCTATCTTCTTTAAAAAGTCTTATGGTTCTTTCTTTGAACCAAAACAA CGTTGCAACACTGCCTCCTGAGATTGGGGCTTTGACCAGTTTGAGACAGCTTTATGTTGCACATAACAAGTTAACATGTCTCCCATCTGAAATAGGTCTGTTGACTGGCCTTGAGGTTTTGAAACTTAACAACAACAG GATACCCATTATTCCGGAAAGTATAGGGGGCTGTGCTTCTCTGATTGAG GTTGATCTTTCATCTAATCTTTTGGTGGAGTTGCCAGAAACAATTGACAAACTAAAGGATTTAAAG GCACTTTATCTTAAAAACAACGGGCTCAAATCCCTCCCTAGCAGCATATTCAAACTGTGCACCGAACTCTCAATACTGGATCTCCATGGCACTGAAATAACCATGGATGTTCTCCGCCAG CTTGAAGGATGGGAAAATTTTGATGAGAGAAGACGCTCGAAACATCAGAAGCAATTGGAGTTCAGAGTGATCAGCTCAGCCAAATTTGATGAAGGAGCTGATAAAAGCTGA